A region of Streptomyces sp. NBC_01750 DNA encodes the following proteins:
- a CDS encoding DUF6082 family protein — protein sequence MTAHSGRTGRLALWATAALGGTALITLAAIAVSTWLIQAVESREGGLADAAARSQVGNYFGGANAIFSGLAFLSLVVALLLQYQELRMQRRELADQRDELTRSREALHRNAEAGLRSLHMQLMRMAMDDPDLAAVWNDYPGVSVEETRQNLYANLIYAHFVLAHDWNRYTDEELMHHARSLQSSEPFRRYWDLSRARKLTLPEDSHERRLAEIMDAAITATRPAP from the coding sequence ATGACGGCACACTCAGGCAGGACCGGACGACTTGCCTTATGGGCCACCGCCGCGCTCGGCGGGACAGCGCTCATCACCCTGGCCGCCATAGCGGTCAGCACGTGGCTCATCCAGGCTGTGGAGAGCCGAGAGGGCGGACTGGCCGACGCCGCGGCGCGCAGCCAGGTGGGCAATTACTTCGGCGGCGCGAACGCGATCTTCTCCGGGCTGGCGTTCCTGAGCCTGGTGGTTGCTCTGCTCCTGCAGTACCAGGAACTGCGGATGCAGCGCAGGGAGCTGGCGGACCAGCGCGACGAGCTGACGAGGTCCAGGGAGGCGTTGCACCGCAACGCGGAGGCAGGCCTGCGCTCGCTGCACATGCAACTGATGCGGATGGCCATGGACGACCCGGACCTTGCGGCTGTCTGGAACGACTACCCGGGTGTTTCCGTCGAAGAGACCCGGCAGAACCTCTACGCCAATCTCATCTACGCGCACTTCGTGCTCGCACACGACTGGAACCGGTACACCGACGAGGAACTCATGCACCACGCGCGGTCCTTGCAGTCCAGCGAGCCGTTCCGGCGCTACTGGGACCTCTCCCGCGCACGGAAGCTGACCTTGCCGGAGGACAGCCACGAACGCAGGCTGGCCGAGATCATGGACGCCGCGATCACGGCCACGCGTCCGGCGCCGTGA
- a CDS encoding CobW family GTP-binding protein, whose translation MAGKPVPVVVLAGFLGSGKTTLLNHLLRRNGGTRIGVVVNDFGSIEIDAMTVAGQVGSTVSLGNGCLCCAVDASELDDYLEKLIRPATRIDVIVIEASGLAEPQELVRMLLAGDNPRIVYGGLVEIVDAAEFDATRARHPEIDRHLAIADLIVLNKADRVEPDALERVLGTLGEFGAGTPTITVEHGRVDPQMLFDPAVRPEREEKVRQLSFEDLYADEYDHDHGHADHLHTAYESLAFMADAPMHPHRLMDFLDSRPEGLYRIKGFVDFGAADPGNRYAVHAVGRFLRFYPSRWAPGEERLTQLVLIGSGIDAGALRKQLESCARTGPQDAPDERSMWGVLRYVPAESDGAGETAEKAEPALD comes from the coding sequence ATGGCCGGCAAACCCGTACCCGTCGTCGTCCTCGCGGGCTTTCTGGGATCCGGCAAGACCACCCTCCTCAACCACCTGCTCCGGCGCAACGGCGGCACCCGCATCGGCGTTGTCGTCAATGACTTCGGCTCCATCGAAATCGACGCCATGACCGTCGCAGGACAGGTCGGCTCCACCGTGTCCCTCGGGAACGGCTGTCTGTGCTGCGCCGTCGACGCGAGCGAGTTGGACGACTATCTGGAGAAGCTCATCCGGCCCGCCACGCGCATCGACGTCATCGTCATCGAGGCCAGTGGGCTTGCCGAGCCGCAGGAGCTCGTACGGATGCTGCTGGCCGGCGACAATCCGCGCATCGTGTACGGGGGACTGGTCGAGATCGTCGACGCTGCCGAGTTCGACGCGACCAGGGCGCGGCACCCCGAGATCGACCGGCATCTCGCGATCGCCGATCTGATCGTTCTGAACAAGGCGGACCGGGTGGAGCCGGACGCTCTGGAACGGGTGCTCGGGACGCTCGGCGAGTTCGGCGCGGGCACGCCCACGATCACCGTGGAACATGGGCGGGTCGACCCGCAGATGCTCTTCGACCCCGCCGTGCGGCCGGAGCGGGAGGAGAAGGTACGCCAGCTGTCCTTCGAGGATCTGTACGCGGACGAGTACGACCACGATCACGGCCATGCGGACCATCTGCACACCGCGTACGAGAGCCTCGCCTTCATGGCGGATGCGCCCATGCACCCGCACCGGCTCATGGACTTCCTCGACTCCAGGCCCGAAGGGCTCTACCGGATCAAGGGATTCGTCGACTTCGGGGCCGCCGATCCGGGCAATCGGTACGCCGTCCACGCCGTCGGCCGGTTCCTGCGGTTCTACCCGTCACGCTGGGCGCCCGGGGAGGAGCGGCTGACGCAGCTCGTGCTGATCGGCTCGGGCATCGACGCCGGGGCGCTGCGCAAGCAGTTGGAGTCCTGCGCGCGGACCGGTCCGCAGGACGCCCCCGACGAGCGGAGCATGTGGGGCGTCCTGCGGTACGTACCGGCCGAATCGGATGGGGCAGGGGAGACAGCGGAGAAGGCCGAGCCCGCGCTCGACTAG
- a CDS encoding DNA gyrase/topoisomerase IV subunit A — protein MARRSTKTPPPDDFEEKILDIDVVDEMQGSFLEYAYSVIYSRALPDARDGMKPVHRRIVYQMNEMGLRPDRGYVKCARVVGEVMGKLHPHGDASIYDALVRMAQPFSMRLPLVDGHGNFGSLGNDDPPAAMRYTECRMADATSLMTESIDEDTVDFQSNYDGQEREPVALPAAYPNLLVNGASGIAVGMATNMPPHNLGEVIAAARHLIKHPGADLDTLMRFIPGPDLPTGGRIVGLGGIKDAYEAGRGTFKIRATASVEDVTARRKGLVITELPFTVGPEKVIAKIKDLVSAKKLQGIADVKDLTDRQHGLRLVIEVKNGFIPEAVLEQLYKLTPMEESFGINNVALVDGQPLTLGLKELLEVYLDHRFEVVRRRSEFRRTKRRDRLHLVEGLLVALLDIDEVIRLIRSSDNSAQAKERLIERFSLSEIQTQYILDTPLRRLTKFDKIELESERDRLNGEIDELTGILDSDTELRKLVSTELAAVAKKFGTERRTVLLESAGTPVAAASLEVADDPCRVLLSSTGLLARTANGEPLAHEGGKRAKHDVIVSAVPATQRGDVGAVTSSGRLLRLAVIDLPQLPDTVSAPNLSGGAPVAEFLSLEPDETVICLTTLDESSPGLALGTLQGVVKRVVPDYPANKDELEVITLKEGDRIVGGAELRTGEEDLVFITSDAQLLRYQASQVRPQGRAAGGMAGIKLTEGAEVISFTAVDPAGDAVVFTIAGSHGTLDDSVTTAKLTPFDQYPRKGRATGGVRCQRFLKGEDVLVLAWAGAAPAHAAQKNGTPAELPEPDPRRDGSGTPVTSKVAVLAGPSS, from the coding sequence ATGGCCCGCCGCAGCACGAAGACCCCGCCGCCGGACGACTTCGAGGAGAAGATCCTCGACATCGACGTCGTCGACGAAATGCAGGGCTCCTTCCTCGAGTACGCGTACTCGGTGATCTACTCCCGGGCCCTGCCGGACGCCCGCGACGGTATGAAGCCGGTGCACCGACGCATCGTCTACCAGATGAACGAGATGGGCCTGCGCCCCGACCGCGGCTATGTGAAGTGCGCCCGCGTCGTCGGCGAGGTCATGGGTAAGTTGCACCCGCACGGCGACGCGTCGATCTACGACGCCCTGGTGCGGATGGCGCAGCCGTTCTCGATGCGCCTGCCGCTGGTCGACGGCCACGGAAACTTCGGCTCCCTCGGCAACGACGACCCGCCGGCCGCCATGCGGTACACCGAGTGCCGGATGGCGGACGCCACCAGCCTGATGACGGAGTCGATCGACGAGGACACCGTCGACTTCCAGTCGAACTACGACGGTCAGGAGCGGGAGCCGGTCGCGCTCCCCGCCGCCTATCCGAATCTGCTGGTCAACGGCGCGTCCGGGATCGCCGTGGGCATGGCGACGAACATGCCGCCGCACAATCTCGGCGAGGTCATCGCCGCCGCCCGACATCTGATCAAGCACCCCGGCGCGGACCTCGACACGCTGATGCGTTTCATCCCCGGGCCCGACCTGCCGACCGGCGGCCGGATCGTGGGTCTCGGAGGCATCAAGGACGCGTACGAGGCCGGCCGCGGCACCTTCAAGATCCGCGCGACGGCCTCCGTGGAGGACGTCACGGCGCGCCGCAAGGGGCTGGTGATCACCGAGTTGCCCTTCACCGTCGGCCCGGAAAAGGTGATCGCGAAGATCAAGGACCTGGTCTCGGCGAAGAAGCTCCAGGGCATCGCGGACGTCAAGGACCTCACCGACCGGCAGCACGGTCTGCGACTGGTCATCGAGGTCAAGAACGGCTTCATCCCCGAGGCCGTGCTGGAGCAGCTCTACAAGCTGACGCCGATGGAGGAGTCCTTCGGTATCAACAATGTGGCGCTGGTGGACGGGCAGCCGCTCACCCTGGGGCTCAAGGAGCTGCTCGAGGTCTATCTCGATCACCGCTTCGAGGTCGTACGGCGGCGCAGCGAGTTCCGGCGGACCAAACGGCGCGACCGGCTGCACCTGGTCGAGGGCCTGCTTGTCGCACTTCTCGACATCGACGAGGTCATCCGGCTCATCCGGTCGAGTGACAATTCCGCGCAGGCGAAAGAGCGGCTGATCGAGCGCTTCTCGCTGAGCGAAATCCAGACTCAGTACATTCTGGACACTCCGCTCCGCCGACTGACCAAGTTCGACAAGATCGAGCTGGAGAGCGAGCGCGACCGGCTCAACGGCGAGATCGACGAGCTGACCGGGATCCTGGATTCGGACACCGAGCTGCGCAAGCTGGTCTCGACCGAACTGGCCGCGGTGGCGAAGAAGTTCGGCACCGAGCGGCGCACGGTGCTGCTGGAGTCGGCGGGTACGCCGGTCGCCGCGGCCTCGCTGGAGGTCGCGGACGACCCGTGCCGGGTGCTGCTGTCCTCGACCGGCCTGCTGGCCCGTACCGCCAATGGCGAGCCCCTGGCGCACGAGGGCGGAAAGCGCGCCAAGCACGATGTGATCGTTTCGGCGGTGCCTGCGACACAGCGCGGCGACGTGGGCGCTGTGACCTCGTCCGGGCGCTTGCTGCGGCTCGCGGTGATCGACCTTCCGCAGCTTCCGGACACGGTGTCCGCGCCCAATCTGTCGGGCGGTGCGCCGGTCGCGGAGTTCCTGTCGCTGGAGCCGGACGAGACGGTCATCTGCCTCACCACGCTCGACGAGTCCTCGCCGGGCCTCGCACTCGGCACGCTGCAGGGTGTCGTCAAGCGCGTCGTACCCGACTACCCGGCGAACAAGGACGAGTTGGAGGTCATCACCCTCAAGGAAGGTGACCGGATCGTCGGCGGTGCCGAGCTGCGTACGGGCGAGGAGGACCTGGTCTTCATCACCTCCGACGCCCAGTTGCTGCGCTATCAGGCTTCGCAGGTGCGGCCGCAGGGCCGGGCGGCCGGCGGCATGGCCGGGATCAAGCTGACGGAGGGCGCCGAGGTCATCTCGTTCACGGCGGTCGATCCGGCCGGGGACGCGGTGGTCTTCACCATCGCGGGCTCGCACGGCACGCTGGACGACTCGGTGACGACGGCGAAGCTCACGCCCTTCGACCAGTACCCGCGCAAGGGACGGGCCACGGGCGGCGTGCGTTGCCAGCGCTTCCTCAAGGGCGAGGACGTGCTGGTACTCGCATGGGCGGGCGCGGCACCGGCCCATGCGGCGCAGAAGAACGGCACACCGGCCGAGCTTCCGGAGCCGGATCCGCGGCGTGACGGCTCGGGTACGCCGGTGACGTCGAAGGTGGCGGTGCTGGCGGGCCCGTCGAGCTAG
- a CDS encoding M16 family metallopeptidase has protein sequence MPMGHTATAQAGSGGLTATEHRLANGLRVVLSEDHLTPVAAVCLWYDVGSRHEVKGRTGLAHLFEHLMFQGSGQVKGNGHFELVQGAGGSLNGTTSFERTNYFETMPTHQLELALWLEADRMGSLLAALDDESMENQRDVVKNERRQRYDNVPYGTAFERLTALAYPEGHPYHHTPIGSMTDLDAATLEDARTFFRTYYAPNNAVLSVVGDIDPKQTLAWIENYFGSIPAHDGKQPPRDGSLPETIGEQLREEIVEEVPARALMAAYRLPHDGTRECDAADLALTVLGGGESSRLHNRLVRRDQTAVAAGFGLLRLAGAPSLGWLDVKTSGGVEVPQIEAAVDEELARFAAEGPTPEEMERAQAQLEREWLDRLGTVAGRADELCRYAVLFGDPQLALSAVQRVLDVTAEEVQAVAKARLRPDNRAVLVYEPLSADNGDSDSDENDEHEGADQ, from the coding sequence ATGCCCATGGGTCACACGGCCACAGCGCAGGCCGGTTCCGGCGGCCTGACAGCGACCGAGCACCGCCTGGCGAACGGCCTGCGCGTGGTGCTCTCCGAGGACCACCTGACCCCGGTCGCCGCGGTCTGCCTCTGGTACGACGTCGGCTCGCGCCACGAGGTCAAGGGCCGTACCGGCCTTGCTCACCTTTTCGAGCATCTGATGTTCCAGGGCTCGGGCCAGGTGAAGGGCAACGGCCACTTCGAGCTGGTTCAGGGAGCCGGCGGCTCGCTGAACGGCACCACCAGCTTCGAGCGCACCAATTACTTCGAGACCATGCCCACCCACCAGCTGGAGCTCGCCCTCTGGCTGGAAGCCGACCGGATGGGCTCGCTGCTCGCGGCTCTCGACGACGAGTCGATGGAGAACCAGCGCGATGTCGTCAAGAACGAGCGCCGCCAGCGGTACGACAACGTCCCGTACGGTACGGCCTTCGAGCGGCTGACCGCGCTCGCCTACCCGGAGGGCCATCCGTACCACCACACACCGATCGGCTCGATGACCGATCTGGACGCGGCGACCCTCGAGGACGCGCGCACCTTCTTCCGTACGTACTACGCGCCGAACAACGCCGTGCTTTCGGTCGTCGGTGACATCGACCCGAAGCAGACGCTCGCCTGGATCGAGAATTACTTCGGCTCCATCCCGGCCCACGACGGCAAGCAGCCCCCGCGCGACGGCTCCCTTCCGGAGACCATCGGCGAGCAGCTGCGCGAGGAGATCGTCGAGGAGGTCCCGGCCCGGGCGCTGATGGCCGCCTACCGCCTGCCGCACGACGGCACGCGCGAGTGCGATGCCGCTGACCTGGCGCTCACCGTCCTCGGCGGCGGTGAGTCCTCGAGGCTGCACAACCGCCTGGTGCGCCGTGACCAGACGGCCGTCGCGGCCGGCTTCGGTCTGCTGCGGCTGGCCGGTGCCCCCTCGCTGGGCTGGCTGGACGTCAAGACGTCCGGCGGTGTCGAGGTGCCGCAGATCGAGGCCGCGGTCGACGAGGAGCTGGCACGGTTCGCCGCGGAAGGCCCCACGCCCGAGGAGATGGAGCGGGCGCAGGCCCAGTTGGAGCGCGAGTGGCTGGACCGGCTCGGCACGGTCGCAGGCCGCGCCGATGAACTGTGCCGGTACGCCGTGCTCTTCGGCGACCCGCAGCTGGCGCTGAGCGCCGTACAGCGGGTGCTGGACGTCACCGCCGAAGAGGTGCAGGCGGTCGCCAAGGCCCGGTTGCGCCCGGACAACAGGGCGGTGCTGGTCTACGAGCCCCTCTCCGCGGACAACGGCGACAGCGACAGCGACGAGAACGACGAGCACGAAGGGGCGGACCAGTGA
- a CDS encoding M16 family metallopeptidase has product MEFHPQPTAGPARPWAFPAPERGTLDNGLTVLRCHRPGQQVVAVEICLDAPLEAEPEGIDGVATIMARALSEGTDKHTAEEFAAELERCGATLDAHADHPGVRVSLEVPVSRLPKALGLLAEALRAPAFADNEVERLVRNRLDEIPHETANPARRAAKELSKQLFPASLRMSRPRQGTEESVARIDSAAVRAFYEAYVRPATATTVIVGDLTGVDLDAVLAETLGTWTGNSAEARPVPPITADDTGRVVIVDRPGAVQTQLLIGRIGPDRHDRVWPAQVLGAYCLGGTLTSRLDRVLREEKGYTYGVRAFGQVLRSAPDGSGAAMLAISGSVDTPNTGPALDDLWKVLRTLAAEGLTDAERDVAVQNLVGVAPLKFETAASVAGTLADQVEQFLPDDYQAQLYVRLADTGTVEATAAAVSAFPVDRLVTVLVGDASQIEEPVRALGIGEVTVVTG; this is encoded by the coding sequence ATGGAGTTCCACCCGCAGCCGACGGCCGGCCCCGCCCGCCCCTGGGCGTTCCCGGCCCCCGAGCGCGGCACGCTGGACAACGGCCTCACCGTGCTGCGCTGCCATCGCCCCGGCCAGCAGGTGGTGGCCGTCGAGATCTGCCTCGACGCCCCGCTGGAGGCCGAGCCCGAGGGCATCGACGGCGTCGCCACGATCATGGCGCGCGCCCTGTCGGAAGGCACCGACAAGCACACCGCCGAGGAGTTCGCCGCCGAGCTGGAGCGCTGCGGCGCCACTCTCGACGCGCACGCCGACCACCCGGGTGTCCGCGTCTCCCTGGAGGTGCCGGTCTCCCGGCTGCCGAAGGCGCTCGGCCTGCTCGCCGAGGCGCTGCGCGCGCCCGCCTTCGCCGACAACGAGGTGGAGCGGCTGGTACGCAACCGGCTGGACGAGATCCCGCACGAGACGGCCAACCCGGCCCGCCGTGCGGCCAAGGAGCTCTCCAAGCAGCTCTTCCCGGCCTCCCTGCGTATGTCGCGCCCCCGCCAGGGCACGGAGGAGTCCGTGGCCCGGATCGACTCCGCGGCCGTGCGCGCCTTCTACGAGGCGTATGTCCGGCCGGCCACGGCCACCACGGTAATCGTCGGCGACCTCACCGGAGTCGACCTTGACGCCGTGCTCGCCGAGACTCTCGGTACCTGGACCGGCAACAGCGCCGAGGCCCGTCCCGTACCGCCGATCACCGCCGACGACACCGGCCGTGTGGTCATCGTGGACCGCCCCGGCGCCGTCCAGACGCAGCTGCTGATCGGCCGTATCGGCCCGGACCGCCACGACCGCGTCTGGCCGGCCCAGGTGCTCGGGGCGTATTGCCTGGGCGGCACCCTCACCTCGCGTCTCGACCGCGTGCTGCGCGAGGAGAAGGGCTACACCTACGGCGTACGGGCCTTCGGCCAGGTGCTGCGCTCCGCTCCCGACGGGTCGGGCGCGGCGATGCTCGCCATCAGCGGTTCCGTGGACACCCCGAACACCGGACCGGCGCTGGACGACCTCTGGAAGGTGCTGCGTACGCTCGCGGCCGAGGGCCTGACCGACGCCGAGCGCGATGTTGCCGTGCAGAACCTGGTGGGTGTCGCCCCGCTGAAGTTCGAGACGGCCGCCTCCGTCGCGGGCACGCTCGCCGACCAAGTCGAGCAGTTCCTCCCGGACGACTACCAGGCGCAGTTGTACGTGCGCCTGGCCGATACCGGCACCGTTGAGGCGACGGCCGCGGCCGTCAGCGCCTTCCCGGTGGACCGACTTGTCACGGTGCTCGTCGGCGATGCCTCGCAGATCGAGGAGCCGGTCAGGGCGCTCGGCATCGGCGAAGTGACGGTTGTCACAGGCTGA
- a CDS encoding M23 family metallopeptidase, which produces MAFTRATGKHRAPSRMTRKKANIAAVAALATTGVIGTLASPALAADTGAATVEDTGLTQIVAADSLAEQIADQAAAQKEEAAEAVAKAKAEAEAKRKAEARAKEAREAKERAARAAERKRLNSFVAPISHSYVSTGYKSGGAIWSSGSHTGIDFHAASGTTVHAVGSGTVVEAGWGGAYGNNIVIKMKDGSYTQYGHLSSIGVSVGQSVTPGQQIGLSGATGNTTGPHLHFEARTSPEYGSDINPVAYLRAHGVSV; this is translated from the coding sequence ATGGCGTTCACCCGTGCCACCGGGAAGCACCGTGCCCCGAGCCGAATGACGCGCAAGAAGGCGAACATCGCCGCCGTCGCCGCTCTCGCCACCACCGGCGTCATCGGAACCCTCGCTTCCCCGGCACTCGCCGCCGACACCGGCGCGGCCACCGTCGAGGACACCGGCCTGACCCAGATCGTGGCCGCCGACTCCCTCGCCGAGCAGATCGCCGACCAGGCCGCCGCTCAGAAGGAGGAGGCCGCCGAGGCCGTCGCCAAGGCGAAGGCCGAGGCCGAGGCGAAGCGGAAGGCCGAGGCCCGCGCCAAGGAGGCCCGTGAGGCCAAGGAGCGCGCCGCGCGCGCCGCCGAGCGCAAGCGCCTCAACTCCTTCGTGGCCCCGATCTCGCACTCGTACGTCTCCACGGGCTACAAGTCCGGCGGCGCCATCTGGTCCTCCGGCAGCCACACCGGCATCGACTTCCACGCCGCGTCCGGCACGACCGTGCACGCGGTCGGCTCCGGCACTGTCGTCGAGGCCGGCTGGGGCGGCGCGTACGGGAACAACATCGTGATCAAGATGAAGGACGGCTCGTACACGCAGTACGGCCACCTCTCGTCCATCGGCGTCTCGGTCGGCCAGTCGGTGACCCCGGGCCAGCAGATCGGCCTCTCCGGCGCGACCGGCAACACCACTGGACCGCACCTCCACTTCGAGGCCCGCACCAGCCCCGAGTACGGCTCCGACATCAACCCGGTCGCGTACCTGCGCGCGCACGGCGTCAGCGTCTGA
- a CDS encoding GntR family transcriptional regulator has translation MRIPAHSVCTAIRDDIVSGVFERGSRLTEEQLARRYGVSRVPVREALRTLESEGFVTTRRHAGACVAEPTEQEAADLLEIRMLLEPMGAARAAQRRTEAHLKVLRGLVRLGQERARRGQGEDLRSLGGWFHETLAQASGSPGLIALLTQLRHKIAWMYTVEQPATPVESWIEHGAIVDAVARGDAERARGLTAVHTERAAAAHRLRRPERVRTSQHAVNIASARH, from the coding sequence ATGCGCATTCCCGCGCACTCGGTATGCACGGCGATCCGCGACGACATCGTCTCCGGTGTATTCGAGCGCGGCAGCCGGCTCACCGAGGAGCAGCTGGCGCGCCGCTACGGCGTCTCCCGGGTCCCGGTGCGCGAAGCTCTGCGCACCCTGGAGTCCGAGGGTTTCGTCACCACCCGCCGCCACGCCGGCGCCTGTGTCGCCGAGCCCACCGAGCAGGAGGCCGCCGACCTCCTGGAGATCCGGATGCTGCTGGAGCCCATGGGTGCGGCGCGCGCCGCCCAGCGGCGCACCGAGGCGCATCTGAAGGTGCTGCGTGGCCTGGTCAGGCTGGGTCAGGAGCGGGCCCGCCGTGGTCAGGGCGAGGACCTGCGTTCACTGGGCGGCTGGTTCCACGAGACGCTCGCCCAGGCCTCCGGCAGTCCGGGCCTGATCGCTCTGCTCACCCAGCTGCGGCACAAGATCGCCTGGATGTACACCGTCGAGCAGCCGGCCACGCCCGTCGAGTCCTGGATCGAGCACGGCGCGATCGTGGACGCGGTGGCGCGCGGCGACGCGGAACGGGCGCGAGGGCTGACGGCCGTGCACACCGAACGGGCCGCCGCCGCGCACCGGCTGCGCCGTCCCGAGCGGGTGAGGACTTCGCAACATGCCGTAAACATCGCGAGCGCCCGCCATTAA
- a CDS encoding HPr family phosphocarrier protein encodes MAERRVNVGWAEGLHARPASIFVRAATAAGVPVTIAKADGTPVNAGSMLAVLGLGAQGGEEIVLASEAEDSDAALDRLARLVAEGLEELPETV; translated from the coding sequence ATGGCTGAGCGCCGCGTCAATGTCGGCTGGGCCGAGGGCCTTCACGCCCGCCCCGCTTCCATCTTCGTCCGTGCCGCCACGGCCGCCGGCGTCCCCGTGACGATCGCCAAGGCGGACGGCACCCCGGTCAACGCCGGCTCGATGCTCGCGGTGCTCGGCCTGGGCGCCCAGGGTGGCGAGGAGATCGTGCTCGCTTCCGAGGCCGAGGACTCCGACGCCGCTCTGGACCGTCTCGCCCGGCTCGTCGCCGAGGGTCTCGAAGAGCTTCCCGAAACCGTCTGA